The genomic window TTTTACGTGCATTCCAGGGTAGAGCCACTTACGTGAAGGAAACATCTTGCTATTGGCCTTTAGTAGAACTGGGGCACGAGAGAGTCGACGACCTCGCGCCAATGGGTGAGACTACGGCCCGTCGCTGCTGATAAGGGCAGCGGCAAGTCTGGTGCGATTGTTGCTGGGATGCGATCCCTGAGGAGCAAGAAGAAGCCGGAAGGGGAGTAGGAACGGGGGTTAGTCTTGCCATGCTGCAATGCAGAGCATGGAAATGTAGAGCGTGAGCTCATTTCGTTTTTCATCGTACGTTGACGAGAACCAATCCTACCCAAGAATGCTTGCAAGACTAGCAATTCACCATGAGGTATATGCACGTGCGCTTGGCGCTTGCAACTGTTCTCCGCCAACTAGGACCAATCGGGGACGAATGCAGTGTGTTTGCGAGAAGGACTAAGGCTAGGATAATGCAATATCTTGAATGCGGAAACGACTGTCAGGACTTATCCCTATTGAGCAGTCGAGCGCGGTCTCATTTGAAGCGATACCGGCTTCGGCTCCGCTTCGTTTTCGCAAGCGCGATCAATTGGAACGTCTGGTTCCTTGTCACTTTGTTCGACGTAGTTGTGTTCGATCAGCCACGCTTCAACATCCTCACCGGACACATCGATCAACACGTGGTCATCGATCGCAACACAAGGTTGCATCGTCTGGCCGGTGCGCTGTACCATTTCGGCAAAGTGCGTGGCGTTATTGATAATGTCGCGATCATCGAATGTGAGGCCATACTTTAGAAACACGGCGCGTACCCCGTTGCTCCAACCACAAAACGGCTTCATCCAGGCAACTATGGCTGGGTTCTCGGAGCTACTGTCTCGGGGTTCCACTTGTGCTTGGGCCATCACCTATCTCCTCAGACCGTCAATTACTCTTTGCCATAGTACCGGTAACTGCGTGCGAATTTAGTATACAGCAAATTGTAGCTGAGTGCCACTCATAGGAAAAAGAGTCTACGTCACCGCATCCTCAATCCAGACGGGGCTCGACCACGCCGCATTGCCGTCCCTCTGAATGACACGTACGTAGTAATAGCATGGCGCCCCCGGTGAGCGATCTCGCCACGTGAACTCGCAAGCTGTGCCTTCACCGGTGATGGAATAGACCTCTTGGCCGTCGCGGATGATGTCAACGCGGGCAATCTCGTCCGTGCCAATCACCGCAACCGTTAGCGAGAATGCTGTGGCCAATGCCGTGGTGCTGCCCATGCACGCGCCATTGACGGCAACGTCGAGCAGGATGTGTTGGCCGGTTGTGGCATATGTGCGGCGGGCAAGCATAGCTTCCCACAATGATTCACGTGTGCACTCGCTTGCCAGCACCGCGGTCAGACCGCCTACCGGCCTTAAGCGGAAGTTGATGCCACCCATGGTATCCATACTCGAGCCCGGATGGCCGCGGTGGTTGTCGGTGCCGCCGACAAAGCCGAGGCGCAGCCCTTTCGCCAGTGCGCTGCGCGCCGACGACCCATTGCCGCCCAAAACTACTGGCGCACCCACTTCTTCAACCTCGAACGAGCCGCGCAATTGGCATATCTCAACGTGCAGTTGAAACTCCGGGTGGTGCACGTCCCAGTCTGTCGGCTGCCAGCGGCCGAAGGTCGTCCCGCCTTCCGAGTGCGTGTTCGGATGGTGCGGTATGACCAGTGCGCGACCGGGCGGCAGTTGGTCCCATAGTTCGTTCGGATCATCGGGTGTGGGACAGGGCCTGTCGTCGTCTAGATAGTAGACGTTGCGGTGTCCGTGGGACCCGGCCCTACTGTACTCATAGGCAAGAAACGTCGCAAATTCACCGGGCACGTAGTACTCCCTGGCGCATTGCTTGCTGCGCTCCCAGTCCTTGCCGCCCTCATGGTCGGTAATCGCCACGAAGTCCAACCCGCTGATATGCCGTGCGTACCAGTAGGCGTCGTCAATGTCGCGCACGCCGTCTCCGGAGAGGTTGGTGTGATTGTGAATGTCACCCCAATAGATGTTGTATCCGGCCGGACGAAAGTGGGGAGCTACCGGCCAGCTCTTGCCGATGATGCCGCTGGCTTCGTCCCGTGCCCGCACAAGATAGACTCCATCCCGCGCCGGGACGTTAATGCTTGCGTCCGCTAGTCCCCGTTCTTTTGTTGTCGCATCCGCTTCAGCTTCCAACTTGCCGTCACTGCCGCCGACGGTCTCAAGCTTGAGCGCCCCCTGAAAACTATCGCACACGTTGCCAAATGCGTCCCTGGCATGGACAAAGACCTGCGCTGGACCCTCGCCTGCCTCAAACTGCGGCACCACCAGGCCGAGCGCCGCCGGCGCAGCGGGCACGACATCTATTGCCGGTTGCCGCCGGAGTGAAAAGTGGCGGCCACCGCCACGCACCGGGTAATCCGGATTGCTATAGTCGGTGTTTCCTTCTATATCCACTCCCACTTCAAAGAACGTGTCTACGCTGACGATGTCTTGCGCCTGTGCCGGTTGACGAAAGCCGGACACGTAGCTGCCCGCATGACCCAAGGTGACGGTGAGCGTGTCCCCGCCGCGCAACGGCTTACCTTGGAGCACGGCATAGATTACGGGATACTGGGAGTGGTGATAGGAAAGCGGATGGCCGTTTACGACGTTTACTTGCACGCTTGTGCCGGGAACATCCGTAGTTGCAACCACACTACCTACGTCCCACCGCTGTTTC from Chloroflexota bacterium includes these protein-coding regions:
- a CDS encoding glutaredoxin, whose translation is MAQAQVEPRDSSSENPAIVAWMKPFCGWSNGVRAVFLKYGLTFDDRDIINNATHFAEMVQRTGQTMQPCVAIDDHVLIDVSGEDVEAWLIEHNYVEQSDKEPDVPIDRACENEAEPKPVSLQMRPRSTAQ
- a CDS encoding CehA/McbA family metallohydrolase, with translation MQSDSIHEQAAGLAPADYTVHIDPAGPVTVGQYGTWDIVVTVGAQGIAIGGGVRIAPPHREKQRWDVGSVVATTDVPGTSVQVNVVNGHPLSYHHSQYPVIYAVLQGKPLRGGDTLTVTLGHAGSYVSGFRQPAQAQDIVSVDTFFEVGVDIEGNTDYSNPDYPVRGGGRHFSLRRQPAIDVVPAAPAALGLVVPQFEAGEGPAQVFVHARDAFGNVCDSFQGALKLETVGGSDGKLEAEADATTKERGLADASINVPARDGVYLVRARDEASGIIGKSWPVAPHFRPAGYNIYWGDIHNHTNLSGDGVRDIDDAYWYARHISGLDFVAITDHEGGKDWERSKQCAREYYVPGEFATFLAYEYSRAGSHGHRNVYYLDDDRPCPTPDDPNELWDQLPPGRALVIPHHPNTHSEGGTTFGRWQPTDWDVHHPEFQLHVEICQLRGSFEVEEVGAPVVLGGNGSSARSALAKGLRLGFVGGTDNHRGHPGSSMDTMGGINFRLRPVGGLTAVLASECTRESLWEAMLARRTYATTGQHILLDVAVNGACMGSTTALATAFSLTVAVIGTDEIARVDIIRDGQEVYSITGEGTACEFTWRDRSPGAPCYYYVRVIQRDGNAAWSSPVWIEDAVT